The DNA window ACAGCCCTTTGCATGCTGACCCTTAATTCCACCTTGCTTGAAAGCTCCTGGATCTCACTAGCCACCTCATGCTTGACCTTCCTAGTGTCCCAGCTCTCCGGTATCCCTCCTCCCCACAGATGAAAGCTTCACCACTGCCTGACTCCATAAAGTGTAAGAAACCAGCCCGTGACCCCCTCCCCACTGTCCTTTTGGGCTCTGCATGTTCAACAGCCTCAGCTCCCTGGTCCTGGAGCTCCCTTTGGAAGGGAAGTCACTAGCAGGCAAGAAAATCGAGCTGCTAAAAGCACCAAGCTTTCCATTGAAGGCTCATCCAGTCTTATCAGAGACTCTCAGGGACTTCTGCAACCCAGCTCCCATAGCAGGGGTGGGACCACAAATGGGGTGTCTGCAAGACCAAGCCTGGGTCCAGATGTGGTTGTGCTCAAGAGACTGTGTCTGTCACCTTTgtacagagcagagctgtgacaaCTTCATCCCATGGTGGCTTCAGGGTCACAGAAGGGAAGTGTTCACCCAGATGAACTGACCCAGAGGCCAAGTACCTCCCACACTGTAAAGACAAGAACATCTTCCCAGCCACAGCGACAAGAAGATGCAATAGCCATCTCGCCTCAAAGCATGGCTCCACATCTGGGTGCTGAGCTCTCTGTCCAGAGGACTTGCCATGCATGGGTACTGCGGGGCTGCAGGGACACGTTCCTGCCCATAGTTCTTCCAGTGTCCAGCTGTTTTTCTTGCCTTTACACAGACATGactttccttccctctgccccCTTGGCCTCTCCCCATGCAGATATGATGCATGCTCCTCACAAAGACCCATGTCCCTGCAGGATACCATTCCCATGAGCTCCTGCCCACTAGTCCTAAACTCCCAAATGATGGTAAATAGGACAGCAAAAGGGGTGAGATGGTGGTGCTGTGAGCCCTGCTGCTCAAGACacaaagatgctgaaaacaACTGTAAAGGGACTTTGAGATATGCAGCTTCTGTGCTACCCACCCCTGCCCACTCAGCCCTTACCTCCTCTGAGGAACAGAACCACTCCTGGGTCTCTCTgcccaccccaaaccccatctCCTCCCTGCCCCAAGCAGCACGTTGTATTTCCTAGCAGATCCTGGGCATCTTAGAGGTCTGAGACACCAGAGAAGGAGCTGGGCTCCCAGACCACCAGCCCTGGGCTTCAGCAGGAGGTCTGTGCCCAGACCACCACACAGTGCTGCCTTTCTCCCTTTTAGCTGATGGATTGCTCGAGCACAGGTTGCCTCCCCACACCAGTCCCTGGCTCCATCCCACCACCCCCacctgggacccccccccactcaCCGGTGCCTGGGGCGGCAGCCGGTGCCCGCAGCCCTCGCTGCATCACTCACGGCCTCTCCTGCCTCCGCACTAAGCCAGGGGGCAGGCAGGAGGTAGAGGCCAACCACACACTATTTATTGTTCACAGTTTTACGAATgtacaaaatgaaaaccaaaccattaaaaagaaaaacctccgcgggctgctgctgtctgctgtgtTCATGCCAGGGGCATGCACTCGGGCTCTCCATCCCAGCACCGTGCAACCTCTGGGTTTTGAGGCTTTTTCCCCTTGCTATGACTGAAGCCAGCTGCTATGGGGATGGTGAGTGTGGCTGTCCCTGTCCTCAGAGCTGGCAGAACGGTGCTAGCATCTCTTGCTCCCGAGTgtcagcacagggagcagcagaagggaaggtgTAGGGTTGAGTCCCACGTCCTCAGtgccacccagccctgctccctgtCCCAGTGGTGCCAGTGACACCCTGCAGAGGGGACCCTTCTTGCCTGCTGTGGCTGCCTGGGTCTCCTGCAGTGTGGCTGTGAGTGCCACCAGGAGGCAGCCAGCCTGTGGCACCATTCCAGCTCCAAAAGTGGAAGCATTTAcctttgtatttaaataatggATGGGAGTTGAACTACCAGGGTGCCTTATCCAGGCTGCAATCTGTGCCCTTGGGGCCCTCAGCCCACTCCAGCACGGGGCCCATTACACGGCTATTTGGTCACCCTAGAGGCATCTGATGGTTGGCCATTACCCACCCTTTGCAGCCTGCCCACCCGATAGCCATCTTCCTCGGTCACGGCTGACCAAAGCCTCCCTACTCACACATCCCCCCGAGTTCCTTGGCAGTGCCAAGGCTCGATCCCATCACTCGCCGGAGGACCCATCTGAATGAGGCTGAATTCCTCCCTGGTTGATTCTGCATGGTGGGGGGATGCCGGGTCACAGCAGGTCCTTGGTTCAGCACAGAGACCAGAAGCTCCTGCTCAATGGAGCTGCACGGCTTTTATGGCTTTCTTACCCTGGGTGGGtagagctgctcctgctcaggTATTCCTTCTCCTCTGGGTTCAGGAGCAGAGGACAGCtcagggatggaggtgggggggtAGGAGGGGAGGTTTCCTAATTAACAACCCCCCAGGGAAGGCTTCTCTCAGGTAAGGAACAAGGCTTCAGGGTAGCTTGTGCAGGAGGAAGTTATTGCTCTGCAACCTACCAGGATGTGGCTCCAGGGtttctgggagcagagctgggatgcaGAGGGTGGGATTTCTGCATCCCAACCCACTCTTCCAGCCATGGTGGCTCAGCTGTGATCATGAGGACCAGCAACAAGAAGCACAggcaggcacagccctgtgctcaaGGAGCTGAGCCTGGAGCATTGCTGGATGCCCATACAGGCTGTCCCCAAGTGTGGTTGGGGTGCTGGGCACTCACTCATAGCGGTGGGCTCCCAGGTGGAACCAGCTGGGCACGAGAAGTGGTTCCTGCCCAGCACAACCAGTTCTCTCTTAACGTGACACAGGAAGGCCAGAGCTCGGAGCAGTGGAAAGTTACCGAACGTGGACTAAAGAAGGGCCAAGGTCGGCAAGGAGATTGCTGAGCAGATACGTGAAGCTGCTGAGACAAcctacagcagagctgctgtgtctgAGCAGGAGGGGGCAATGGGCTGGTTTCTGAACTGTGAGCTGGGGGATGCAGCCAACCTCGTCAGttttgtgggagaaaaaaagagcagaaaagcctACAACATTcccctgctgcctttcttcccCAGCCCATCCATTATTCCAGTTGGAGGTTTCCTTTCCCAGCTCGTGGGTACCTCTGAATGGATGTGAACAGATTACTTCCCTGGGTGTTTGCCCAGGGCAGAACCACTCTGGCTTTGGAGTTGGATAAAAGGCTCAGAGAGTGAAACAGGGAGGGTTTAAGTACTTGAAAGTGATGTTGGGAGTATGTAGGAGAGCCGCAGTCTGGCTCGGGGGCACGTGGTCCCCAAGGGCAGCCTGGAAGAGCAAAAGTGAGCGCGAGAGCGTGAGCAAGAGCAAGAGTGAGAGCGGGTCTCCCTCGAGCCTCTCTCCAGCTTCCCTCTGCTCCAGGGGATGCAGGTGATGCTGGGTACCAGGGCTGGGTGCCACCCTAGGAGCCTCTCATggcccagcactgggctgccACAGCCTGGTGACAGATGAGGGAAGGGTGGCAGTGAGGCTGGCTCATAGTAGTGTGGGCAGCCAGAGCGTGCCCCCGTCTTTGAACCCTGCAGTTCCCAGTGTTGGCATGGGCATGGGCTGTACCATGACACAGGTGTCTCCTGAGGTCCAGGGGTGGCTTCAAAACGGGTTGTGACAGAGGCATGGTCCTGGAAAGGTGAACAGGAGCCCCAGGGCCAGGCTGTGTTTGTTTATCATGGTGATGGAGCGCacaacagtgaaacaaaagGTCAGACCCTGTTGCCCTGGGAGATGGTTTTTGAAGCTGCCTATGTCCTGCTGGGACTTGGATGGAGTGGCCCCAGTACTTGTCATGTCAGGTTACTTTGCAGTTTTGTCTGGTAATAGGTCTGAAGCAGCCCTCCAGACCTCGTGAGCTTCAGGGACGCACCAATAGGACTAGAAGGGCCCCAAGTAGTAAATCAGGAACTCCCAGCTCATGGCTCCAGAGGCAgctccccatcctgcagcacccacagccagCAGGGCCCAACTGCCTCCAAACACCCCTAAGATGGAAAAATGGGGGAGACCGATCCAAACTTCATTGTCTTTGGCTCATCTGAGTAACAGCCAGACACAAATGTTATTAAGCCCAAGGAAAACCATGGCCACATTTAAGGTGGGTACTTTGAACTCATCCCTGGACAGGGTGGACCCCACACTATGCAAagccagtgctgagcagtgccttGTAGGTGGGATTTCactcattctgcttttattccttgCTGTCTTTGCTTGAACTGAATCAATCAGTGCTACCTCCAGCCctgaacacagcagcagggagccaTGGTTGAGAGACACAGAAATCAAGAGCTTCTCCATTGGACCTCAGACCCTGGCACTGCAAAAATCCCCATCTCCTCCTGTAGACTGGGGCACCCAACTGCACACAACCCAGGCTGGGAGCACACAGGGAGCCATGGAGGAACAGTGAGATAAATTAAAAGCCCTGAGCCCAGGTGTGAGAATGTCTCCTCCCCAAAGGATGTTTCACTCAGGTGCAGCATATTGCTCCCTTTGCCCCTAATTGTCACTACACCTGGGCACCTTGGGGCCTCTCCTCCACTGATCCTGGAGGAGACCAGCAGGGAATAAAAGCTGCATGCACCAGCCCTTGTCTTGCTGCTTCTGGTTGTCAGCACAAGAAGCTGTTGTGTTTACCCACACTCGAGGGCAATCAACCATCACTAACAACACAACGCAGCACCATCAGCCCCACCACCCTGAGCCTGGCCAGGGAGCAGGACAGAGCCAGCAGGAGGGCAGTGCTGCCAGGAAGGACAGGCAGCTCCAGGACATCCAGACAAGAGGTAGGAGCTGGGCTCCTGGCCATGCACAGTCattgggctgtgctggggatggggtcAGGGCCAGCAAAGCGGGCTGTTGTGTATTTGGGTTTGTTACCTGGCAAGTTACCCCTTGGCTGGTAACTGGTTTGTTCCCAACTGTGGAAGCCAGTTTATTGGATTTGAACTGTTTTGGTTGCAGATCCAGCTTTGCTCCCCTTCAATTTTTGTGCCATTGTCCCTGTTTATATTTTGAGCACGTAATTAATGGGCAGGACTATGAGCTGAACTCTGCTGCTTTGGTGTGAATCCAGCCCAGCACCAACACCTTGGCCTTGTGTAGACAACAAGCACCTGAGCTCAGAGCATGTCCCCAGGGATGGGTCAGTAATAGTCCTTCCACTTACTCTGAACAGGGATGAGAGTCTCATCATGGACTCCACTCTGGAGATCAGCCAGCAGAAGGAGAAGCTTCTGAAAGCTCTCTACACCCTCCAGGTGAAGTCAAACACCACTCTGCAGACAGCCAGCccactgctgagcagccagcagggcacGGGCATGGTGACACAGCTCCAAATCCATCAGCTGGCAGACAAGACCAAAAGCCTGTGTAGAGACATGGACAACATCAAGAACCTCCTCCACTATCGTCAGGACGAGCTGGTCCGGCAGATCCCCAACCCCACTGGCAGCCGTTATGGGTGTGTAAGTGGGATCCATTGCTCCCGGGATGGCTCTGTCTATGTGACAGCTGAGGGTGCTCCCTGGGTGcatgtgctcagcagcacaggccAAGTGCTGAggtccctgccctgctggcaaACAGGGGGGGAAGGTGGCAGTTTCTTGCCGGAGGATGTGACTGTGACTCGGGCAGGAATGGTGGCTGTAGCTGACATGACAAATGGGGCTGTCTGGGTCTTCAATCCTCACACCACCCCCACCAAAGGGGAATGGATAAGGATCGGGAAGGTTGGCTCCCCCAGGGGTGTTGGAGTGGACTCCACGGGGAAGATCTTAGTAGCAGACTATGCCCAAGGCCAGGTCTGCAGCTTTGCACTGGACCATGCCTTCAGAGCACTGAACATCCGCTCAGTCCCCAACCTGCAGGGACCTCGTTATGTCAGTCCAGCACCCAATGGAGGCTTTGTGGTAAGCGAGGAATGTGGAGACGTCAAGGTGTTCATGAGCAGCCATCAACTCGTCTGCTCCCTCAGCAGCAAATACAGACACCAGTTTGGCAACCCAGCAGGGGTGTGTGTGGACACGGAAGGCAGCGTGGTGGTGGCAGACGAGCAGCACCGCACTGTCCATTTGTTCCCAGAGAACGGAGCTCCCATCTGCCTGGTATCCACAGGGCTGCGGAGGCCAACTGGCGTGGCCTGCTCCCCCTTTGGGCAGCTCTTTGTGGCAGACACAGGTGAGAACTGTGTGAAAGTCTTCAGGTACCACGTGAGGCCCCGACAGCCCTTGGGCACCTTCTGACAACCTTCAGAGTGGGGCCGGTCCCACCACAACCCTGCTGAGCTTTGGGTCCACTGGTGGGTCACAAATGAAGGTATTCCCGTTGTCCCTGCATTCAACCACATTGTTGGCATCCAGCTTTTCCAGAGGGCAGAAACAAGGATTACAGCAACAGTGGTTCAGCTCTACACCTCTTGGATTCACCAGAGCAGCTAAAGGACTGAGATAaggcggtgggcatggaacagccCCCCCATGGCAATGGGACACAGCTgtcagacacagggtttgggttttggtggtgctgtgtggagccgGAGGTTGGTATCCAtggtccctgtgggtcccttccaactctggcTCCATACAAATGACTTTGTGTTGGTGTATTGCAAACTTATCGCCATCCTCTCGTGTGTCTTTTCAATGAAATAATTACATCTCTTCCACACGCTCCCATTTATTGTGGCCACCCTGATGTCCAACgcagagcacagccagaggGGTAAGGCCAGGACAGAGCCGAGTCTGAGATCCCCTCCAGGAGACCATTAAAAGCAAGGTAACGAATTCCATGCCGCATTCCTGACCTCTGCAGGGAAGCAGCAACTACTGCACGGAGCGCGTTTCCTACGTGCACATCCCATTGCTCGCACAGCCGTGGGGCTTCGCTAtcagcagggcagagggaagggtgttttcctctcctgctctaTCTCATGGCAGGACAGGCTGCCCCACTGCTCCAGGGCTGTTGCTGACAATTTAGGGTGCTCAGCCTGGCTGTGTCCTGCACTCTGTGCTGCAATCTATGCCCTACAGCTGCCAAAGGCGTTTATCCCTCATTGTAAGCACATCCATCCCGGTGGGTGCCCCTTCCCATCGTGCAGGGTCAGAGCACAACGGGAGGCTGCCAGGCACCACGAGGCACCGGAGCCGAGCACGGCGGCCACATGAGATAGTGAAACCGAGCGCTGGCGCTGCTTATCTCgcaggctcagcagcagctgcggGTTATACCAGCCCTGTAAGGGTGGGAGGAGGGCAGCGCTGCGGGGTGAGGGGCTGGAACCAGCACCGCAACGGAACGCGGGGCGCGGAGCTGCGGGGCCGGCCGGGCTGAGCGCGGTGCGCAGGCGGAGCGTGCGGGCAGCCGGAAGCGGGCGGTGCGGAGCGGTAGGAGGAGCGGGAccggagcggggctgggggtgatGGTGGGGGGGTGCGGTGCGGGTGGGGTGCGGGTACATGGCGTGTGTGCTGTGTCTGCAGGCATGGGGGCAATAACGGCAGCGGGAAGAGCTCGGGGTTCCCAGGAACGGATTTACCGGGGGCTCCTTCCCACGTCCCCTGCACGGTTAGGGTTACGGTTAGGGTTTGCTGGGAAGggccccccccccatctcagCTGTCCAGGGCCCACCCGTGGCTGTGGGCACCGAAATCATCCCTCgtttagtttaaagccatccctccccagctcctgtCGCCGTCTGCTGGTGATGTGAGCAGGATGTCctgcttttccatctgtttgggtCTTTTGGTTGGGGTTTAGTGTTGCTGTTCCCCTGTTGGACTGCAGGTCCCTCGTCctttctgtgcctgctgtgctgcaccttTCTGGTCTCAGGATGTCACACCTGCCAGTTTTCTACCCTTCTTTTGCtatgttttccctttccaaacTGAAGCCCTTTGGACAAAATACAGGTTATTTGAGGCTCTCCCACAGTGCTCACAGGCTCCACATCTCTGCAGTTATCCATGGTCATGGTGATGTCATTCCCACTGTGGGCTCCCAAAGCTGCTCTCCCCATGGGCTGGAGCCCCCAGTGCCTGcaggtgctgtgctcagcaccctGAGCACCCTGATGGATGGGATGCACTGGGGtgagctgcactgtgctccTCCATGAGCCATGTTTGCAGGACTGTGGGCTTGGGAGCAGCTTAACCACTTGCCTTTGCTGCTGCATCACTGCCTGCACAGTGATGCATTCCACATCCATCCCACTGCAAACTGCCCAGTGCTGAGATTTACTCCATCAGTTGTGCAGtgttaaaaagggaagaaagaaaccaaaccacGGGGACCTGCACGTTGTGCATCCTCTGTGCATGTTATAAATACACTGCGTTCCTCTTTCCGACTGACTGGGTCCCTCGCAGAGCAGCCAGCCTGAGGGGCTGTGGAGTTTTCACATCTCTAACAAAGCactgaaggacagaaaaggaCAACGGGTGCCAGATGTCGATTGTTCTGTGCGAGTGTTCTCCTTACAGCAATTAGATTTCTGTTAGAAACCTGCACCTTATTTAAAGGGATGTTGTCAGCAGCCCTGAAGCTCCTTTTAATAAAAGTCTTAATGAAGCCATTGAGATATTTTCTTAATGACATCAAGGAAAGTACTTCAGATACAGTGCACTGATAAAGCAGAGATGCCTCTCCTGCTTTGGCATCTTGCATCTAagattgtattgtattgtattgaaGCTACTTGGTAAACTTGAATCAGTCAGTTGTTGCAGCCTGCTTGCAGCAAACAGTCTTG is part of the Coturnix japonica isolate 7356 chromosome 14, Coturnix japonica 2.1, whole genome shotgun sequence genome and encodes:
- the NHLRC4 gene encoding NHL-repeat-containing protein 4; its protein translation is MDSTLEISQQKEKLLKALYTLQVKSNTTLQTASPLLSSQQGTGMVTQLQIHQLADKTKSLCRDMDNIKNLLHYRQDELVRQIPNPTGSRYGCVSGIHCSRDGSVYVTAEGAPWVHVLSSTGQVLRSLPCWQTGGEGGSFLPEDVTVTRAGMVAVADMTNGAVWVFNPHTTPTKGEWIRIGKVGSPRGVGVDSTGKILVADYAQGQVCSFALDHAFRALNIRSVPNLQGPRYVSPAPNGGFVVSEECGDVKVFMSSHQLVCSLSSKYRHQFGNPAGVCVDTEGSVVVADEQHRTVHLFPENGAPICLVSTGLRRPTGVACSPFGQLFVADTGENCVKVFRYHVRPRQPLGTF